One Methanoculleus sp. 7T genomic window carries:
- a CDS encoding 4a-hydroxytetrahydrobiopterin dehydratase codes for MDLLSEPISPDVADTAPLTRREIVDLLPEVPGWSLEDGRLVARFACKGFCDAVTFLREIVEFAKQENHFPDIGIRENRVVDVAWYTYAIGGLSMNDFIMAARLSEWLRCRQGGVL; via the coding sequence ATGGATCTCTTGTCAGAACCGATCAGCCCGGATGTCGCGGACACGGCACCCCTGACCCGACGGGAGATCGTCGACCTCCTGCCGGAGGTTCCGGGATGGTCTCTGGAAGACGGGCGCTTGGTCGCCCGGTTTGCCTGTAAGGGGTTTTGCGACGCCGTAACATTCCTCCGAGAGATTGTCGAGTTCGCAAAACAGGAGAACCACTTCCCGGACATCGGCATCCGCGAGAACCGGGTCGTCGACGTCGCGTGGTACACCTACGCCATCGGGGGACTGTCGATGAACGACTTTATCATGGCCGCACGGCTCTCCGAGTGGCTCCGGTGCCGGCAGGGTGGGGTTCTCTAG
- the trxA gene encoding thioredoxin: MDEKRPMDDDLQRLREERLRELEAGLLGNKGGVIEIADDTFQEIVQKHPFLIVDVWAEWCGPCRMVAPVIEDLAREFSGRVTFGKCNVDLNPQIAAGFSVTAIPTLLFFANGMLVDRVVGALPREAVRSRVMRAFGTG, translated from the coding sequence ATGGATGAGAAGAGACCCATGGACGACGACCTGCAGCGGCTCCGGGAGGAGCGCCTCCGGGAGCTTGAGGCCGGGCTCCTCGGCAATAAAGGCGGGGTTATCGAGATCGCCGACGACACGTTTCAGGAGATCGTACAGAAGCATCCTTTCCTGATCGTCGACGTCTGGGCGGAGTGGTGCGGACCCTGCCGGATGGTGGCTCCGGTCATCGAGGACCTTGCGCGTGAGTTCTCCGGCAGGGTGACCTTCGGCAAGTGCAACGTCGATCTCAACCCTCAGATCGCGGCGGGTTTCAGTGTAACGGCGATACCGACGCTCCTGTTCTTCGCAAACGGCATGCTCGTCGACCGGGTGGTCGGCGCGCTCCCGAGAGAGGCCGTCCGGTCGAGAGTCATGCGGGCCTTCGGGACCGGGTAG
- the purF gene encoding amidophosphoribosyltransferase, which produces MCGIVGIVDAGGVSFPLYYALYALQHRGQESAGISTFEGTTLYTHKAQGLVAEVFNSHILQGLRGNVGIGHVRYPTTGSKVPENVQPFNFRYRGLDLSIAHNGNLVNTAELREEYERRGQIFCTTTDTEIIGNIIAEALRTSKSMEDAVRLCMRRLRGSYAAVALLNDTVYAFRDPLGIKPLCIGRIDQGYIIASESVAIDALDGTFVRDVRPGELVRIDENGLSSVQIATANRTAHCIFEYIYFARADSVIDGTLVYDVRRRIGQQLYDAAPIEADTVCPVPDSGIAYAAGYAERSGIPFVEGLMKNRYMGRTFIMPTQQQRERAVRIKLNTVRGNLKDKRVVLVDDSIVRGTTSRRIVNMIREAGAKEIHVRVGSPPIVAPCYLGVDMPTRAELIASGKEVEAVRESIAATSLTYIPLKALVEAIGCDERNLCTGCLTGCYPVDINGEKSCHCVVDYVAGTHQSDLSTFRAGKQQT; this is translated from the coding sequence ATGTGTGGTATCGTTGGCATCGTCGATGCTGGCGGTGTCTCATTTCCGCTGTACTATGCCCTGTACGCTCTCCAGCACCGTGGGCAGGAGAGCGCGGGGATCTCTACTTTTGAAGGCACGACCCTGTACACCCACAAGGCCCAAGGGCTCGTTGCCGAGGTCTTCAACAGCCACATTCTCCAGGGACTGCGAGGCAACGTCGGCATCGGGCATGTCCGCTACCCGACGACCGGGTCGAAGGTTCCGGAGAATGTCCAGCCGTTCAACTTCCGGTATCGGGGGCTCGACCTCTCGATCGCCCACAACGGCAACCTGGTCAACACCGCCGAACTCCGGGAGGAGTACGAGCGCAGGGGGCAGATCTTCTGCACCACGACCGATACCGAGATCATCGGGAACATCATCGCCGAGGCCCTTCGGACCTCAAAGAGCATGGAGGATGCCGTCAGGCTCTGCATGCGGCGGCTCCGGGGCTCCTATGCCGCCGTCGCACTCTTAAACGACACTGTCTATGCTTTCCGCGACCCGCTCGGCATCAAGCCGCTCTGTATCGGGAGGATCGACCAAGGCTACATCATCGCCTCGGAGAGCGTGGCGATCGATGCGTTGGACGGCACGTTCGTTCGGGACGTCCGGCCGGGAGAACTCGTCCGCATCGATGAGAACGGGCTCTCGTCGGTCCAGATCGCGACCGCGAACCGGACGGCGCACTGCATCTTCGAGTACATCTACTTCGCCCGCGCTGACTCGGTCATCGACGGGACGCTGGTCTACGACGTGCGGCGCCGGATCGGGCAGCAACTCTACGATGCCGCCCCAATCGAGGCGGATACGGTCTGCCCCGTCCCCGACTCGGGGATAGCCTACGCCGCCGGCTACGCCGAGCGGTCCGGCATCCCGTTCGTCGAGGGGCTGATGAAGAACCGCTACATGGGACGGACGTTCATCATGCCGACCCAGCAGCAGCGGGAACGGGCGGTCAGGATCAAACTCAACACCGTCCGCGGGAACCTCAAGGACAAGAGGGTGGTCCTCGTCGATGACAGTATCGTGCGGGGAACAACGTCCCGCCGGATCGTGAACATGATCCGGGAGGCGGGAGCGAAAGAGATCCATGTCCGGGTCGGCTCCCCGCCGATCGTCGCCCCCTGCTACCTCGGGGTGGATATGCCTACCCGTGCGGAACTGATCGCGAGCGGCAAAGAGGTCGAGGCGGTACGGGAGAGCATCGCCGCAACGTCGCTCACCTACATCCCGCTCAAGGCCCTCGTGGAGGCGATCGGGTGCGACGAGCGGAACCTCTGCACCGGGTGCCTGACCGGGTGTTACCCGGTCGACATCAACGGGGAGAAGAGTTGCCACTGCGTCGTGGACTACGTGGCTGGCACCCACCAGTCCGACCTCTCGACCTTCAGGGCCGGGAAGCAGCAGACGTAA
- a CDS encoding 50S ribosomal protein L37e, which yields MSKGTPSMGKRQKRTHIACRRCGKISFHAQHKVCAACGFGRSRRMRSYRWTEKKAKVPTH from the coding sequence ATGTCAAAAGGCACACCCTCGATGGGCAAGCGGCAGAAGCGTACCCACATCGCCTGCAGGCGTTGCGGCAAGATCTCGTTCCACGCACAGCACAAGGTCTGTGCGGCCTGCGGCTTCGGCAGAAGCCGGAGAATGCGCAGTTACCGCTGGACTGAGAAGAAAGCTAAGGTACCGACGCATTAG
- a CDS encoding LSM domain-containing protein: MTPRPLDILDQVLNRQPVIISLKGGREIRGILQGYDVHMNLVLDKAEEEVDGAVQKLGTLIVRGDNVIYITPSVE; this comes from the coding sequence ATGACGCCAAGACCGTTGGATATTTTAGATCAGGTACTGAATCGTCAGCCCGTCATCATCAGCCTTAAAGGTGGAAGGGAGATCCGGGGCATCCTCCAAGGATACGACGTTCACATGAATTTGGTATTGGATAAGGCAGAAGAAGAAGTGGATGGCGCGGTGCAGAAACTCGGCACGTTGATCGTCCGCGGTGACAATGTGATCTACATTACCCCTTCAGTTGAATGA
- a CDS encoding RNA-binding protein — MPKITVKKRHVIRKSQIAELLGRLADEIGASAELFRSDRIERVDTDAPVGIYLVDKKPLLMTTDTWTFPTLRGLIEHPIPERRVVVDAGAVKFVANGADAMRPGIISISPDIRAGSPVQVVEERYGKPLAVGVALLDAADMERQEKGKSVKSIHYVGDDIWNLEI, encoded by the coding sequence ATGCCGAAGATCACTGTAAAGAAACGTCACGTCATCAGAAAATCACAGATCGCCGAACTTTTAGGCCGGCTCGCCGATGAGATCGGAGCGTCGGCCGAACTCTTCCGGTCGGACCGGATCGAGCGGGTGGATACGGACGCTCCCGTCGGGATCTACCTCGTCGACAAAAAACCGCTCCTGATGACCACCGATACTTGGACCTTCCCAACCCTGCGGGGCCTGATCGAGCACCCGATCCCCGAGCGGCGGGTGGTGGTCGATGCGGGCGCGGTCAAGTTCGTCGCAAACGGCGCGGATGCCATGCGCCCCGGGATCATCTCGATATCGCCCGATATCCGCGCCGGCTCCCCGGTGCAGGTCGTCGAGGAGCGCTACGGCAAACCGCTCGCCGTAGGGGTCGCACTGCTCGATGCCGCCGATATGGAGCGGCAAGAGAAGGGAAAGTCGGTCAAGAGCATCCACTACGTCGGCGACGATATCTGGAACCTCGAGATCTGA
- a CDS encoding cell division protein SepF — protein sequence MVKKLFDSILGKSSVKNEDEYMELDLASYEGSTDEEPASMYIKIATIADLKDTPRVKDEVYNGNIVIVDIGRLKMDKVTFERVLKDLRDVAKDVNGDIVGLGEQKYVIVTPMSVKVSREKIGGGL from the coding sequence ATGGTTAAAAAGCTCTTTGACAGCATTCTCGGTAAAAGTTCCGTTAAAAACGAAGACGAATACATGGAACTCGATCTCGCTTCCTACGAGGGATCGACCGACGAAGAACCGGCATCCATGTATATCAAGATCGCCACCATCGCCGACCTCAAGGATACCCCCCGCGTCAAAGACGAGGTCTACAACGGCAACATCGTCATCGTCGACATCGGGCGGCTGAAGATGGACAAGGTGACCTTCGAGCGGGTCTTAAAAGACCTCCGCGACGTGGCGAAAGACGTGAACGGAGACATCGTCGGCCTTGGGGAGCAGAAATACGTCATCGTGACCCCCATGTCCGTCAAGGTCTCCCGCGAGAAGATCGGCGGTGGCCTGTAG
- a CDS encoding ZPR1 zinc finger domain-containing protein, which translates to MRESYQGTCPACGGEIQIVHHRLEIPHFSDLLLVSIACDACGYRHTDTIILGEGDPVRWTVRVEEPGDLSIRVVRSTTGTIKVPELGLAVEPGTACEGFVTNIEGVLSRFERAVESILANPESDDLRAAALRMQEKLADAREVAFPFTVVLEDPSGNSALISEKAEKMLLEQSET; encoded by the coding sequence GTGCGGGAGTCGTATCAGGGGACCTGTCCCGCGTGCGGGGGCGAGATCCAGATCGTCCATCACCGCCTTGAGATCCCCCACTTCTCCGATCTCCTCCTCGTCTCGATCGCCTGCGACGCCTGCGGCTACCGGCACACCGACACCATCATCCTCGGGGAGGGCGACCCGGTCCGGTGGACGGTGCGGGTCGAGGAGCCGGGCGACCTCTCCATCAGGGTGGTCCGGAGCACGACGGGGACGATCAAGGTCCCGGAACTCGGTCTCGCGGTCGAGCCCGGAACCGCCTGCGAGGGGTTCGTCACCAATATCGAGGGGGTCCTCTCCCGCTTCGAGCGGGCGGTGGAGAGCATCCTCGCAAACCCCGAGAGCGACGATCTGCGTGCGGCCGCACTCCGGATGCAGGAGAAACTCGCCGACGCACGGGAGGTGGCCTTCCCGTTCACGGTCGTTCTCGAAGACCCCTCGGGGAACAGCGCGCTCATCAGCGAGAAGGCCGAAAAGATGCTCCTCGAACAGAGCGAGACTTGA
- the purM gene encoding phosphoribosylformylglycinamidine cyclo-ligase, producing the protein MEDAETSSCRAPASGLCCDEHTYREAGVDIDLEARAVRALIDNLSYQRTGTFPMLGKVGHFAGLIDSGPFVLALAVDGVGTKMLVADELCDWSTVGIDCIAMNVNDLYVMNLEPVAFVDYIATDALSVEKMSQIGMGLNEGARLANMNIVGGETATLRGLVNGLDLAGTCLGVQKKEKVVTGETIVPGDLIVGVPSSGVHSNGLTLARRIVEKYASYDTRLQNGKTLGEELLTPTRIYHEVLRVTEACAVHGMCHITGGGLLNFRRLSEYGFSITAPLEVPAIFRWLQEKGRIGDVEMYRTFNMGMGYAFVVPEESVAAIRAIIPDARVVGEVTEEPGVRLKGVEMR; encoded by the coding sequence ATGGAAGATGCGGAGACATCTTCCTGCCGGGCCCCCGCCTCCGGACTGTGCTGCGATGAACATACGTACCGTGAAGCGGGGGTCGACATCGACCTCGAGGCCCGGGCGGTGCGGGCGCTGATCGACAACCTCTCCTACCAGAGAACCGGAACCTTCCCGATGCTCGGGAAGGTCGGGCATTTCGCCGGGCTCATCGACTCCGGGCCGTTCGTCCTCGCGCTCGCGGTCGACGGCGTCGGCACCAAGATGCTCGTCGCCGACGAACTGTGCGACTGGAGCACCGTCGGGATCGACTGCATCGCGATGAACGTCAACGACCTCTACGTGATGAACCTCGAACCCGTGGCGTTCGTCGACTACATCGCCACCGACGCCCTCTCGGTTGAGAAGATGAGCCAGATCGGCATGGGCTTAAACGAAGGGGCAAGGCTTGCGAACATGAACATCGTCGGCGGCGAGACCGCGACGCTCCGCGGTCTCGTGAACGGCCTCGACCTTGCGGGGACGTGTCTTGGGGTCCAGAAGAAGGAGAAGGTCGTCACCGGTGAGACGATCGTCCCCGGCGACCTGATCGTCGGCGTCCCCTCAAGCGGGGTCCACAGTAACGGCCTCACGCTCGCCCGCAGGATCGTCGAGAAGTATGCCTCGTACGATACACGGCTCCAAAACGGGAAGACCCTCGGCGAAGAACTCCTGACGCCCACCCGGATCTACCACGAGGTGCTCCGGGTAACGGAGGCCTGTGCTGTTCACGGGATGTGCCACATCACCGGCGGCGGCCTCCTGAACTTCCGGAGGCTCTCCGAGTACGGGTTCTCGATCACCGCTCCTCTGGAAGTCCCCGCCATCTTCCGGTGGCTGCAGGAGAAGGGAAGGATCGGCGACGTCGAGATGTACCGCACCTTCAACATGGGGATGGGCTACGCCTTCGTCGTCCCTGAGGAGAGCGTGGCCGCCATCCGGGCGATCATCCCCGATGCCCGGGTGGTCGGCGAAGTGACGGAGGAGCCCGGCGTCCGGTTGAAGGGCGTCGAGATGCGGTAA
- the tfrA gene encoding fumarate reductase (CoM/CoB) subunit TfrA: MLVDEIVDTHVLVIGSGGAGVRAAIEASRYGDVVLASKTIVGKGGCTTMAEGGFNAVLRDQDTIEVHREDTLSGGAYLNDPALVDALVREAPERLRDLVRWGAVFDVTDDRMVAQRPFGGQRFPRTCYAGDRTGHEIMMTLLDRLDATDTQLYHEVSVVDLVKDENGAVAGAVALDRDGDPILFRSDATVLATGGGTQIYDISTNSAAGTGDGFAMAYRAGAELIDMEMVQFHPTGAVYPYDARGRLVTEAVRGEGGILLNARRERFMKRYDPDRMELSTRDVVARAIATEVLEGRGTKRGGVYLDVTHLPADRIEARLPVMLEQFLAFGVDIRKEPIEVAPTAHHIMGGLRITPECRATIPGLFACGEVAGGVHGANRLGGNALADTQVFGKRAGEFAGKAPERSGRVDTAPVDEELRLLDAFFEGAASPVAVRKDLKLTMWNQAGIFRNSPDLRTALGHVRRLADQRLFAASTANLTECCTVRNMCTTASLIIRCALLRPENRGAHVRKDAETGTWEPAKSPFGHTYVSLSREGIERREVPA, from the coding sequence ATGCTTGTAGACGAGATTGTGGACACTCACGTCTTGGTTATCGGAAGCGGCGGCGCAGGCGTGCGGGCTGCCATCGAGGCCTCCCGGTACGGCGACGTGGTCCTGGCCTCCAAGACCATCGTCGGCAAAGGCGGATGCACGACGATGGCGGAAGGCGGCTTCAACGCCGTGCTGCGGGACCAGGACACTATCGAGGTCCATCGCGAAGATACACTCTCCGGCGGAGCGTACCTGAACGACCCGGCTCTGGTGGACGCGCTGGTCCGCGAGGCACCTGAGCGCCTGAGAGATCTCGTCCGATGGGGTGCGGTCTTCGACGTCACCGACGATCGGATGGTGGCGCAGCGGCCCTTCGGCGGGCAGCGGTTCCCGAGGACCTGTTACGCCGGGGACCGGACCGGCCACGAGATTATGATGACCCTCCTCGACCGCCTCGACGCGACTGATACGCAACTCTATCATGAGGTCTCGGTCGTCGACCTCGTGAAGGACGAGAACGGGGCGGTCGCCGGGGCGGTCGCCCTGGACCGCGACGGCGACCCGATCCTCTTCCGGTCCGACGCCACGGTGCTTGCGACCGGCGGGGGGACGCAGATCTATGATATCTCCACGAACTCCGCGGCCGGGACCGGCGACGGGTTCGCCATGGCCTACCGGGCCGGGGCGGAACTGATCGATATGGAGATGGTCCAGTTCCATCCCACGGGTGCGGTCTACCCCTACGACGCACGCGGCCGGCTGGTGACCGAGGCGGTCCGGGGAGAGGGCGGGATCCTCTTGAACGCGCGGCGGGAGCGGTTCATGAAGCGCTACGACCCCGACCGGATGGAACTCTCCACCCGAGACGTCGTGGCTCGGGCGATCGCGACCGAGGTGCTGGAGGGCCGGGGGACGAAACGCGGCGGGGTCTACCTCGACGTAACGCACCTCCCCGCGGATCGGATCGAGGCCCGGCTCCCGGTGATGCTCGAACAGTTCCTCGCCTTCGGCGTGGATATCAGGAAGGAGCCGATCGAGGTGGCGCCCACCGCTCACCACATCATGGGGGGTCTCCGGATCACCCCGGAGTGCAGGGCGACCATCCCCGGCCTCTTCGCCTGCGGGGAAGTGGCCGGCGGGGTACACGGCGCGAACCGTCTCGGCGGGAACGCGCTTGCGGATACGCAGGTCTTCGGGAAGCGGGCCGGGGAGTTCGCCGGGAAGGCGCCGGAACGGAGCGGCCGGGTCGACACGGCACCGGTCGACGAGGAACTCCGGCTGCTCGACGCCTTCTTCGAGGGGGCGGCAAGCCCCGTAGCGGTGCGCAAAGACCTGAAACTCACGATGTGGAACCAGGCCGGGATCTTCCGGAACTCTCCCGACCTCCGGACGGCGCTCGGGCATGTCCGCCGGCTCGCCGACCAGCGGCTCTTCGCGGCATCGACTGCGAACCTCACCGAGTGCTGCACGGTCCGGAACATGTGCACCACGGCATCGCTGATCATCAGGTGCGCCCTGCTGCGGCCCGAGAACCGGGGGGCTCACGTCAGGAAGGATGCGGAGACGGGCACCTGGGAGCCGGCGAAGTCGCCGTTCGGCCACACCTACGTCTCGCTCTCACGGGAAGGGATCGAGCGGCGGGAGGTGCCGGCATGA
- the tfrB gene encoding fumarate reductase (CoM/CoB) subunit TfrB, with protein MKELTLRVSRYDPAEDGEPHFEEYTVQLNEGARVLHALHAIHDGLDPTLAYRYCCGSGQCGSCAVRVDGTPVLACMEEARDGMTIEPLDLPVLKDLTVDMGPVIAKIARICPAPDAGLPTKAEIEAIKPLRDCIECLCCVSACPALQVTEFAGPTVLRQEMRLALDPRDSGDRIGDAIEKGLFYCTTCKRCLEVCPKDIDVPGKAIEKLRELANRRGLTLPRHREVAKLVQETGRSVERTKTTFLEQVPEVIEPDGPVRGEVGFFVGCMFNGRVPQTALDAMEVMKRNGIRVIVPHEQVCCGSPLIRTGQTSFVDELKRKNIKAFADRGIKTVMTICAGCGATLKNDYETPFAVKDVTEVLTEYGIEPPAKLDVRATYHDPCHLLRGQGISKEPRALLVQTVREFVEMPAQCCGAGGGVRSGVPEEAKALGAKREEAVKATGADVVVTVCPFCEFHIADCTDVPVKNLVTVLLEGYRKKDAEAGK; from the coding sequence ATGAAAGAACTCACGCTCCGGGTCTCCCGCTACGACCCCGCCGAGGACGGAGAGCCTCACTTCGAAGAGTACACGGTCCAACTCAACGAGGGCGCCCGGGTGCTCCACGCCCTCCACGCGATCCACGACGGGCTCGACCCGACGCTCGCCTACCGCTACTGCTGCGGGTCCGGGCAGTGCGGGAGCTGCGCCGTCCGGGTGGACGGGACGCCTGTCCTTGCCTGCATGGAGGAGGCCCGCGACGGCATGACGATCGAGCCGCTGGACCTCCCGGTCCTAAAGGACCTGACGGTGGATATGGGCCCGGTGATCGCAAAGATCGCCAGGATATGCCCGGCGCCGGACGCGGGGCTCCCGACGAAGGCGGAGATCGAGGCGATCAAGCCGCTCCGGGACTGCATCGAGTGCCTCTGCTGCGTATCGGCCTGCCCGGCACTCCAGGTGACGGAGTTTGCCGGGCCGACGGTGCTCCGGCAGGAGATGCGCCTCGCACTCGACCCCCGGGACTCGGGGGACCGGATCGGCGATGCGATCGAGAAGGGGCTCTTCTACTGCACGACCTGCAAGCGGTGCTTGGAGGTCTGTCCGAAGGATATCGATGTCCCGGGGAAAGCGATCGAGAAACTTCGGGAACTCGCGAACCGCCGCGGGCTGACCCTCCCCCGCCACCGGGAGGTGGCGAAGCTGGTGCAGGAGACGGGCCGGAGCGTCGAGCGGACAAAAACGACGTTCCTCGAGCAGGTGCCCGAGGTGATCGAGCCCGACGGCCCTGTCCGCGGCGAGGTGGGGTTCTTCGTCGGGTGCATGTTCAACGGCCGGGTGCCGCAGACTGCGCTCGACGCGATGGAGGTCATGAAGCGCAACGGCATCAGGGTGATCGTCCCCCACGAGCAGGTCTGCTGTGGTTCGCCGCTGATCAGGACCGGGCAGACGTCGTTTGTCGATGAACTGAAGCGGAAGAATATCAAGGCCTTCGCCGACCGGGGGATCAAGACCGTGATGACGATCTGCGCCGGGTGCGGGGCGACATTGAAGAACGATTACGAGACGCCGTTTGCGGTGAAAGACGTCACCGAGGTCCTCACCGAGTACGGGATCGAGCCCCCGGCGAAACTCGATGTCAGGGCGACCTACCACGACCCCTGCCACCTCCTCAGGGGCCAGGGGATCAGCAAGGAACCCCGGGCGCTTCTTGTACAGACGGTCCGGGAGTTCGTGGAGATGCCTGCCCAGTGCTGCGGCGCCGGCGGCGGTGTCCGCTCGGGGGTGCCCGAGGAGGCGAAGGCGCTCGGGGCGAAGCGCGAGGAGGCCGTGAAGGCGACCGGCGCCGACGTGGTGGTGACGGTCTGCCCGTTCTGCGAGTTCCATATCGCCGACTGCACGGATGTCCCGGTGAAGAACCTGGTGACGGTCCTGCTTGAAGGCTACCGGAAGAAGGATGCGGAAGCAGGGAAGTAA
- a CDS encoding glycosyltransferase family 2 protein — MPLPVALGLRANRTLQSIHSIPPKPDTIPDNTMDNPAPALSVVLPALNEEATIGECIRKIRTVFADLGIEGEIIIADSSDDRTAAIARDLGATVVRPEKRGYGNAYLAGLACARGRYIVIGDADDTYDFLEIPKLLGPLDAGADMVLGSRLRGEIRPGAMPALHRYVGNPFLTWLLNRVFGIRISDAHTGFRAFRREALRRLNLKTGGMEFASEMIIEAAKANLRIDEVPITYSARVAPSKLDSFSDGWRHVRFMLLYRPIPFITVPGLLFALFGFFLMVIFLLKGSVETSFIHSFILAALFFVGGLQALFAGINIAVYSAVQGYGEAGPFVSRLMNYHSLEWELLAGILLMAAGGLVGLGIVREWAASGFGSLFQIANAVWALALFLAGMQVVFSGIFTSMVLLKRGENGE; from the coding sequence GTGCCGCTACCGGTCGCGCTCGGCCTCCGGGCGAACCGCACACTCCAATCGATACACTCTATACCCCCAAAGCCCGATACTATTCCTGATAACACCATGGACAACCCCGCTCCCGCCCTCTCCGTCGTCCTTCCCGCGCTCAACGAGGAAGCGACCATCGGGGAGTGCATCAGAAAGATCCGGACGGTCTTCGCCGACCTCGGGATCGAGGGCGAGATCATCATCGCCGACTCATCCGACGACCGGACGGCGGCGATCGCCCGGGACCTCGGTGCCACGGTCGTCCGGCCGGAGAAGCGGGGCTACGGCAACGCCTACCTTGCGGGGCTCGCATGCGCCCGGGGGCGGTATATCGTCATCGGGGATGCGGACGACACCTACGACTTCCTTGAGATCCCGAAACTCCTCGGCCCGCTCGACGCCGGCGCCGATATGGTCCTCGGCTCCCGGCTCCGGGGCGAGATCCGGCCGGGCGCGATGCCCGCCCTCCACCGCTACGTAGGAAACCCCTTCCTCACCTGGCTCCTCAACCGGGTCTTCGGGATCCGGATATCCGATGCGCACACGGGGTTTCGGGCGTTTAGGCGGGAGGCGCTCCGCCGGCTGAACCTCAAGACCGGGGGGATGGAGTTTGCAAGCGAGATGATCATCGAGGCGGCGAAGGCTAATCTCCGGATCGACGAGGTCCCGATCACCTACTCGGCCCGGGTCGCGCCCTCCAAACTGGATAGTTTCTCCGACGGCTGGCGGCACGTCAGGTTCATGCTCCTCTACCGGCCGATCCCCTTTATCACCGTCCCCGGGCTGCTCTTTGCGCTCTTCGGCTTCTTCCTGATGGTCATCTTCCTCCTCAAAGGGAGCGTCGAGACCTCGTTCATCCACTCCTTCATCCTCGCCGCGCTCTTCTTCGTCGGCGGACTCCAGGCGCTCTTTGCGGGGATCAACATCGCGGTCTACTCGGCTGTCCAGGGCTACGGCGAGGCGGGGCCGTTTGTCTCCCGGCTCATGAACTACCACAGCCTCGAGTGGGAGCTCCTCGCCGGCATCCTGCTGATGGCCGCCGGCGGTCTCGTGGGGCTCGGCATCGTCAGGGAGTGGGCCGCCTCAGGGTTCGGCTCGCTCTTCCAGATCGCGAACGCAGTCTGGGCGCTGGCCCTCTTCCTCGCCGGGATGCAGGTCGTCTTCTCCGGCATCTTCACGAGCATGGTGCTCCTGAAGCGGGGGGAGAACGGGGAGTAG